The proteins below come from a single Alnus glutinosa chromosome 9, dhAlnGlut1.1, whole genome shotgun sequence genomic window:
- the LOC133876852 gene encoding uncharacterized protein LOC133876852 → MPHRTRVGRASDSRPPDRQAPNKVLFAEAGKEFVDFLFGLIHIPIGSIMGLLWSHGIPGPGSLSSVFESIQNLDPTCLHQTKEELLMPEPAFPSNTHPPPLLLNFVPPKQQTGVDDENQFFSSKTRFGSHAVDLESLIHSSPLKRSAVKDKETGYVKGVATFTVMDNLMVKPMSTITSITLLNTFNVKDVSLLQEKTVNVDIKKGLEMVKASFGSTTVLTDVFLEEIIA, encoded by the exons atgcCACATAGGACGAGAGTCGGACGAGCGTCTGACTCTCGTCCTCCGGATAGACAAGCTCCTAACAAGGTGCTGTTCGCAGAGGCCGGAAAGGAGTTCGTGGACTTCCTCTTCGGACTCATTCATATTCCCATTGGTTCCATAATGGGGCTTCTTTGGAGTCATGGCATACCTGGGCCTGGATCGCTGAGTAGCGTCTTTGAGAGTATCCAAAACCTTGACCCCACCTGTCTTCACCAAACCAAGGAAGAACTCTTGATGCCTGAACCGGCCTtcccatcaaacacccatcCGCCTCCCTTGTTGCTCAACTTCGTACCGCCAAAACAGCAGACCGGAGTTGATGATGAGAACCAGTTCTTCTCTTCGAAAACTCGTTTTGGTTCTCATGCTGTTGATCTGGAGTCTCTGATCCATAGTTCTCCTCTGAAGAGATCGGCGGTTAAAGACAAGGAGACAGGGTATGTTAAAGGTGTGGCAACATTTACGGTGATGGATAATTTGATGGTGAAACCCATGTCAACCATTACTAGCATCACCCTCCTCAATACCTTCAACGTCAAAGATGTCAGTTTGCTCCAGGAGAAGACGGTCAATGTTGACATAAAGAAG GGCTTGGAGATGGTGAAGGCTTCATTCGGGTCAACCACAGTTCTTACAGATGTTTTCCTTGAGGAGATAATTGCTTAG
- the LOC133878191 gene encoding uncharacterized protein LOC133878191 has translation MLPANKAVETNMATSIPNTGKAISLKLLVDKSSNKVLFAEAGKDFVDFLFGLFHIPIGSIMGLLWSHGIPGPGSLSSVFESIQNLDPTCLHQTKEELLMPEPAFPSNTHPPPLLLNFVPPKQQTGVDDENQFFSSKTRFGSHAVDLESLIHSSPLKRSAVKDKETGYVKGVATFTVMDNLMVKPMSTITSITLLNTFNVKDFSLLQEKTVNVDIQKGLEMVKASFGSTTVLTDVFLEEIIA, from the exons ATGCTCCCTGCAAATAAAGCCGTAGAGACTAATATGGCGACATCAATACCCAACACCGGCAAAGCGATAAGCTTGAAGCTTCTCGTAGACAAGAGCTCTAACAAGGTGCTGTTCGCAGAGGCCGGAAAGGATTTCGTGGACTTCCTCTTCGGACTCTTTCATATTCCCATTGGTTCCATAATGGGGCTTCTTTGGAGTCATGGCATACCTGGGCCTGGATCGCTGAGTAGCGTCTTTGAGAGTATCCAAAACCTTGACCCCACCTGTCTTCACCAAACCAAGGAAGAACTCTTGATGCCTGAACCGGCCTtcccatcaaacacccatcCGCCTCCCTTGTTGCTCAACTTCGTACCGCCAAAACAGCAGACCGGAGTTGATGATGAGAACCAGTTCTTCTCTTCGAAAACTCGCTTTGGTTCTCATGCTGTTGATCTGGAGTCTCTGATCCATAGTTCTCCTCTGAAGAGATCGGCGGTTAAAGACAAGGAGACAGGGTATGTTAAAGGTGTGGCGACATTTACGGTGATGGATAATTTGATGGTGAAACCCATGTCAACCATTACTAGCATCACCCTCCTCAATACCTTCAACGTCAAAGATTTCAGTTTGCTCCAGGAGAAGACGGTCAATGTTGACATACAGAAG GGCTTGGAGATGGTGAAGGCTTCATTCGGGTCAACCACAGTTCTTACAGATGTTTTCCTTGAGGAGATAATTGCTTAG